From the Primulina tabacum isolate GXHZ01 chromosome 15, ASM2559414v2, whole genome shotgun sequence genome, one window contains:
- the LOC142527769 gene encoding LOW QUALITY PROTEIN: uncharacterized protein LOC142527769 (The sequence of the model RefSeq protein was modified relative to this genomic sequence to represent the inferred CDS: inserted 1 base in 1 codon) — MFTVLENHKMSAALSSLLGHFFKHLMSRQPITALSSFRRRISNLAPPNRLSSIWSVKPLLQKQRRNRNFTTISYYPLSLNGSITGDDSLTSPYLSVRICCPSHASDALSESLMCFGASSTTIDLQDDHESDKEIWITTIFNVSQDVRCCISLAADSVGLKEIPNYEVEMHDHTDWIKQTQESFHPVEITEGIWIVPEWRSPPNPWAINIILNPGLAFGTGEHPXTKLCLLLLHRSIKGGESFLDYGTGSGILAIAALKFGADLAVGFDIEPQAITSAKHNADLNGVRPDKLLLSLVPSKNSRHFENEFQNENSTDRDPNNSKIIFVKEKYDVVIANLLLYPLLDLADRIVSFAMPGAIVGISGIISEQVPSVIKHYSQFLDNITVSTMEDWACISGSKKSTNDSIQLASRETHGKILSYDLYIPERPTSNAVALKKGTTFVYLQ, encoded by the exons ATGTTTACGGTACTCGAAAATCATAAGATGTCAGCGGCGCTGTCTTCTCTTCTAGGTCATTTCTTCAAGCATCTTATGTCCCGCCAACCCATCACCGCCTTATCCTCCTTCCGCCGCCGAATCTCGAACCTCGCTCCGCCCAACCGCCTCTCATCCATCTGGTCAGTTAAGCCGCTGCTCCAGAAGCAACGACGGAACCGCAATTTCACAACCATTAGCTATTATCCTCTTTCGTTGAATGGCAGCATTACTGGCGACGATTCACTCACCTCTCCTTACCTCTCTGTCCGAATTTGCTGCCCAAGTCACGCCTCT GATGCGCTATCGGAATCTCTTATGTGTTTCGGAGCTAGTTCGACTACCATTGATTTGCAAGATGACCATGAGTCCGATAAAGAG ATATGGATCACTACTATATTTAATGTAAGCCAGGATGTGAGATGCTGCATTTCGTTGGCTGCAGACTCTGTAGGATTGAAAGAAATACCGAATTACGAAGTTGAGATGCATGACCATACTGACTGGATCAAACAAACTCAG GAATCTTTTCATCCGGTGGAAATTACAGAGGGAATCTGGATTGTGCCTGAGTGGAGAAGTCCTCCA AATCCCTGGGcaataaacataattttgaATCCAGGTTTGGCATTTGGAACTGGAGAGCATC ACACAAAATTGTGTCTACTGCTGCTGCATCGATCAATAAAAGGAGGAGAATCTTTTCTTGACTATGGTACAGGCTCGGGTATTCTTGCAATTGCAGCACTGAAG TTCGGTGCAGATCTGGCAGTTGGATTTGACATTGAACCGCAAGCAATTACATCTGCAAAGCATAATGCTGATCTGAACGGCGTGAGGCCTGATAAATTGCTGCTGAGTCTTGTTCCTAGCAAAAATAGTCGTCACTTTGAGAATGAATTTCAGAATGAAAATTCAACCGATCGTGATCCAAAcaattcaaaaattatttttgtgaAAGAGAAGTATGATGTGGTTATTGCAAACTTGTTACTCTATCCTCTGCTGGATTTGGCAGATCGAATTGTCTCATTTGCGATGCCTGGAGCTATTGTTGGCATCTCTGGTATCATATCCGAACAG GTTCCATCCGTCATTAAACACTATTCCCAATTCCTGGATAACATTACAGTATCAACAATGGAAGATTGGGCTTGCATAAGTGGTTCGAAGAAAAGCACTA ACGACAGTATTCAGCTGGCTTCAAGGGAAACTCATGGGAAAATATTATCTTATGATCTCTATATTCCTGAGAGGCCAACATCTAATGCAGTCGCTCTAAAAAAAGGTACAACTTTTGTTTACCTCCAATGA
- the LOC142526917 gene encoding protein CUP-SHAPED COTYLEDON 2-like yields the protein MEDYSYFHESHESHLPPGFRFHPLDEELITYYLLNKVLNCNFTSRAIAEVDLNKCEPWHLPGRAKMGEKEWYFFSLRDRKYPTGLRTNRATEAGYWKATGKDREIYSSKTCSLVGMKKTLVFYLGRAPKGEKSNWVMHEYRLEGKLAYHYLSRNSKDEWVISRVFEKSGAGGSGGGGGGKKKPGIQANPEVSSPSSVSLPPLLELSATSTDHDSSSYNGADGKSKEHVPCFSTPAPASFNRNSLFEFPPPNSSIMHDQSASSSASHFPRHNLFASATPSLRTLQENLQLPHFFAGISAPFMLGGVDPLSGYGSLGQFPPPENQKIGPTELDCMWSF from the exons ATGGAAGATTACAGCTACTTCCACGAAAGCCATGAATCACATTTGCCTCCAGGGTTCAGATTCCACCCGCTTGATGAAGAACTGATCACCTACTACCTCTTGAATAAGGTACTCAACTGCAATTTCACTAGTAGAGCCATCGCTGAAGTCGATCTGAACAAGTGCGAGCCGTGGCATCTCCCGG GGAGAGCGAAAATGGGAGAGAAAGAATGGTACTTTTTCAGCCTTCGCGATCGAAAGTACCCGACAGGACTAAGGACTAACCGGGCTACAGAAGCCGGCTACTGGAAAGCCACTGGCAAAGACCGGGAAATCTACAGCTCCAAGACTTGCTCACTGGTGGGTATGAAGAAAACCTTGGTTTTCTACTTGGGCAGGGCTCCGAAAGGAGAGAAGAGCAACTGGGTCATGCATGAATACCGTCTCGAAGGAAAGCTTGCATATCATTATTTGTCCAGGAACTCCAAG GACGAATGGGTGATTTCAAGGGTTTTTGAAAAGAGTGGCGCAGGTGGTTCTGGCGGAGGCGGAGGTGGGAAGAAGAAGCCTGGCATCCAAGCGAACCCGGAAGTCAGCTCCCCGTCTTCAGTTTCACTGCCGCCGCTTCTCGAACTGTCGGCCACCTCTACTGACCACGACAGCTCCTCCTACAATGGTGCCGATGGCAAATCCAAGGAGCACGTGCCCTGTTTCTCCACCCCTGCGCCGGCCAGTTTCAACCGCAATTCCCTCTTCGAGTTTCCGCCGCCAAACTCCTCCATTATGCATGATCAGTCGGCTTCATCTTCTGCTTCCCATTTTCCAAGGCACAACCTCTTTGCTTCGGCAACTCCGAGCCTGAGGACACTTCAAGAAAATCTTCAGCTTCCTCACTTTTTTGCCGGTATTTCTGCTCCGTTCATGCTAGGCGGCGTTGATCCGTTGTCTGGATATGGCTCTCTGGGCCAATTTCCTCCGCCGGAGAATCAGAAGATCGGCCCCACCGAGCTCGATTGCATGTGGAGTTTCTAA